The sequence GAATTGCCGTGCCGATGTAAATCGCTTTACGAATTTTACCGATATCGGCATCTAAATAAGTATTAATGGTTGCCATAATTACATGGAAACCAAAGGCGGTAAAGAAAATCGGTACCGCAGAAATCACAAGCAAGTTATCAAGCGGAATTGCGGTTAGATTCTCTAATTTTGCTTTTGGCAACATCATTATTAACACCGCAATAAAGGCGATAATTTTACCAATGAAAAGCAGGCGGGTTAGACCATCAACAGATTTGACACCAATTACCACAAACATACCCAAAACAACGGTAAAAATTAAAATGCTGATTTTAAGTTTCAAATCCGCATCTGCCATTTCCGGCATAATGCCGGCAAGTAGTGAGCCTCCACCGGTGATATAAGCTGAGAGTAACGCATAAAGCAGAACCAATAAGCTGAAAGTTGCCAGCACGCGTCCAATTAAACCAAAGTATTGCTCAGCAAGGCTGGCAACCCCCACGTCTTTTTTCGGTGCAGTTTGATATACTTCCATAAATAATAAGCCTGTATAGGCAAGTAATGCCCACAAGGCAATTAATAGTAACGCAGTGGCAGTAAAGCCCATACCTGCGGATGTTAATGGCATGGCAAGCATACCTGCACCAATAGTGGTGCCTGCAATCATCAATGCACTTCCTAAAATTTTATTTTTCATAATCTTGTTTAGTTAAATTAAAAAGGGGAGTTATTCTATCAGAATTTTTTCTGAATGGATCTGAATGCAGCAATTTCTCATCTAATTTTGCACAATAAGGTTTGCTTTAGTAAACTAAGCACAATTTGCAAAATTTTAGTGAAAAATAACCGCTTGTATGTCTTTATTAACGATGAATTTGCCTGAAACAGGCACACAGTTTCAAGATCACCAAACCCTCGGCAATCTGGTTGGGCATTCCGACACCTTAGCCATTAGCCAAGCTGCTCAACAGTTTCACGGCTTGACGGTGGTGGTCACGCCCGACACCCGCACGGCGTTACGGCTGGAAAAATCCCTGCCGCAATTTGCCCATTTGCCGGTGCAACTTTTCCCCGATTGGGAAACCTTGCCGTACGATAATTTTTCGCCACATCAAGACATTATTTCCGCTCGCCTTTCCGCTCTATTTGAGCTGCAACAGGGTCGGAAGCAGATTTTTCTGTTGCCAATCAATACCTTAATGCAGAAAGTCTGTCCGCCGAGTTATCTTGCCAACAATGTGTTGCTGATTAAAAAAGGCGACCGTTTTTCGATTCAAAACTTGCGTTTGCAATTGGAAAATGCCGGCTATCGGGCGGTCGATCAGGTGTTGGAATATGGTGAATATGCGGTGCGTGGAGCAATTCTCGACTTGTACCCAATGGGGGCAGACGAGCCGTTTCGCTTGGATTTTTTTGATGATGAAATCGACACTATCCGCACTTTCGATGTGGATAGTCAGCGTACTAAGGCGGAAATTGCCGAAATCAACCTGCTGCCAGCCCACGAGTTCCCGACAGATAGTGTTGGTATCGAGCATTTTAGAGCCAAATTCCGTGAAACCTTTGGCGAAATCCGCCGTGAGCCGGAGCATATTTATCAGCAGGTCAGCAAGGGTATTTTAAACGCTGGAATTGAGTATTGGCAGCCGCTGTTTTTTAATGAGATGGCGAGCCTGTTTGATTACCTCAACCCAAATACGCTATTTATCACCTACGCCGATATTCAGCAAAAAGCCGAGCAATTTCAACAAGATACACAAAACCGTTTTGATAGCCGCCGAGTTGATCCGATGCGTCCACTCCTGCCGCCAAGCGAACTCTGGTTTGCGATTGATGAGGTAAACCGCTGGCTGAAAGGCTATCCACGTTTGACGCTAACGGCGGAGAAAATCCGCAAATCGGCAGCGAAAATGAATGCAAATGTAGAGAACTTACCCGATCTTGCCATTCAATCCGGTGCAAAAGAACCGTTTACGGCATTCCAACAGTTCCGCCAAAAATTTAAGGGCGATATTTTGTTCTCGGTAGAGAGCGAAGGGCGAAGAGAAACGCTGTTGGATTTGCTTGCGCCGTTGGGCATTAAACCAAAACAGGTGAAATCCATAGACGAAGCACGAGATTTGCAAATTTCTCTGATTATTACACCGCTTGATCACGGATTTATTGTAGGGGCGAATTACATTCGCCCCGATGAATGGGAACAAGGCGAATGTAATTCGCCCCTACAACGTGATTTGGCGATCATCTGCGAAACCGACTTGCTCGGCGAAAAACTCCAACAAAAACGCAGCGAGAAAAACCGTAAAACCGTCAATCCCGATACGCTGATCCGCAATTTGGCGGAGCTGAAAATCGGGCAAGCGGTGGTACATTTGGAAAACGGTGTGGGTCGCTACGGCGGTTTGACCGTGCTGGACGCAGGCGGAATGAAAGCCGAATACTTGGTGTTGCATTACGCCAACGATGCCAAGCTTTACGTTCCCGTTGCTTCGCTGCATTTAATCAGCCGTTATATCGGCGGAGCGGACGAAACCGCACCGTTGCACAAGCTCGGCTCGGAAGCGTGGGCGAAAACTCGTCAGCGTGCGGCGGAGAAAATCCGTGATGTGGCGGCGGAGTTACTCGATGTGTACGCCAAGCGAGAAAGCCAAACTGGCTTTGCCTTTGCTTACGACAAAGCAGAGTTCGACCGTTTCAGTGCCACTTTCCCTTACGAGGAAACGGACGATCAGAAAATGGCGATCAACGCCGTTATCAGCGATATGTGCCAAGCCAAAGCGATGGACAGGCTGGTGTGTGGCGATGTTGGCTTCGGCAAAACCGAAGTGGCAATCCGTGCCACTTTCCTTGCGGTGATGAACCACAAACAGGTTGCCATTCTCGCCCCAACCACGCTGCTCGCTCAGCAACATTTCGAGAATTTTAAAGACCGTTTCGCCAATTATCCCGTCAATGTCGAGGTACTTTCTCGCTTTAAAACCGCCAAAGAGCAGAAAGCGATTTTGGAAAAAGTGGCTAGCGGCCAAGTGGATATTTTGGTTGGCACGCACAAACTGTTGCAGGACGATGTCGCTTTCCGTGATCTTGGGCTTTTGGTGATTGATGAAGAACACCGTTTCGGCGTGCGACAAAAAGAGAAAATCAAGCAGTTGCGAGCCAATGTCGATATTTTGACGCTAACCGCCACGCCAATTCCGAGAACGCTCAATATGGCACTCAACGGTATGCGTGATCTCTCGATTATCGCCAGCCCACCGGCTCGTCGCCTGAGCATTAAAACCTTTGTACGACAAAGCGATGAATTGGTGATTCGAGAGGCAATTTTGCGTGAAATTTTGCGTGGCGGACAGGTTTACTACCTGCATAACGATGTCGCCACCATTGAAAACTGTGCCGAAAAACTCAGCCAACTTGTGCCGGAGGCAAGGGTAGTGATTGGACACGGGCAGATGCGAGAGCGAGAGTTGGAGCGAGTGATGAGCGATTTTTATCATCAACGCTTTAACCTGCTGGTCTGCTCGACCATTATCGAAACCGGGATTGATGTACCGACCGCCAATACGATTATCATCGAACGGGCGGACAAATTTGGTTTGGCACAGCTCCACCAACTGCGTGGACGTGTGGGGCGTTCGCACCACCAAGCCTACGCTTATATGCTCACGCCACACCCGAAAACGCTCACCAAAGATGCCGAGCAACGCTTGGAGGCGATGAGTACCATTGACAATCTTGGTGCCGGTTTTGCCCTTGCCACCCACGATTTGGAAATCCGTGGAGCGGGCGAACTGCTCGGCTCGGAGCAGAGCGGACAGATCGAAAGCATCGGCTTTTCGCTCTATATGGACTTGCTCGAAAATGCCGTAAAAGCTCTGCAGGAAGGGCGAGAACCAACGCTAGACGAAATTACCCAAAACCAAGTGGAGATTGAACTGCGAGTGCCGGCATTGTTGCCTGATGACTATCTGCCTGATGTGAATATGCGACTGTCATTCTACAAACGGATCGCAAGCTCAGAAAGCCTCGACCAGCTCAAAGATCTCAAAATCGAACTGATCGACCGCTTCGGCTTACTGCCTGAGGCGACCAAAAACCTGTTTGCGATTACCCAACTCCGCCTCGCTGCCCAACCGCTCGGCTTGAAGAAAATCGATGCCGGCATCAACGGCGGCTACTTGGAATTTAAACCAACTGCCCAACCCGAGCCGATGAAGTTTATTCAACTTATCCAAAAACAGCCTGCGGTGTACAGCTTTGAAGGGGCGGTGAAATTCAAGTTCCGCCTGCCACTGGAAGAGAACAGCAAGCGGTTGGAATTTTTGGAGAATTTGCTAAAAGCAATTTCGGCTGAGTAAAAGCCGTCAATCCCTAAAAACGATTTTTGCGATCTGTGTCGTAAAAATCGTTTTTGTTTATTGTGCTTATGAGAATTTCATTTAGCCTGTTTATCGTCTAAAAAACATATTTGTAAATATATTTTATTTACATCAAAAAAGGAGTAAACTGGCATGGAGCAAATCAATGGCTTTGAATGGGATAGTGAAAAGGCTCTGCGTAATCAGCAAAAACATGGTGTAAGCTTTTTAGAGGCAGTCAGTGTCTTTTATGATGATAATGCACTGCTGATAGCTGATCCCGATCATTCAATGGGAGAAGAACGCTTTTTGTTGCTTGGGCGTAGTGATAAAGAAAATCTACTTGTGGTAGTACATTGTGAGAGAAATACTAATATTCGGATTATTTCGGCTCGCTTGGCAACTAAACGCGAAAGCGGACAATATAGAGGAGTACATTAAATGAGAGAAGAATACGATTTTTCCAACGGTGTGAAAAACCCTTATGCAAAAGGGCTAAAAAGTAAAAGTGTGGTAACAATTCGGATTGAAGATGAGGTGATTAGCTATTTTAAACAGCTTGCCGAAGAGGTGAATTTGCCGTATCAAACCTTGATCAATCTTTATTTGAAAGATTGTGTCGAGCAGAAACGAAAACCCACTATTAGTTGGTAACAAGCGGGCAATTTGGGCTAAAATATTGCAAATTCTATGATTAAGGACATTGTATGAAACAAGCTCTTCTGGACCGTTTACTACGCTACACTCAAATTCACACCACCTCTGATCCGAAAAGCCAAAGCGTGCCAAGTTCGCCGCAGCAGTGGGATTTGCTTTATTTACTGCGTGATGAAGTTACTCAAATGGGGCTGAGTGAGATTTATCTTGACCCGAATGGCTATCTGTTTGCTACACTCCCTGCCAATACCGACAAAGCGATCCCAGTGCTGGGCTTGATTGCCCACGTCGATACGTCGCCCGATTTCAACGGTGAAAATGTCAAACCGCAGGTGATCAAGCGGTATGAAGGCGGCGATATTTTGCTAAACGGCAGCGGTGACCGCCTTTCTCCACGCGATTTCCCGAATTTGAACAAACTGATTGGCGACACGCTGGTGACAACTGACGGCACAAGCCTGCTCGGTGCGGACGACAAATCGGGCATTGCGATTATTCTTTCTGCAATCGAATACTTGCAAGCTAACCCGCAGATTCCGCACGGTAAAATCCGCGTCGGTTTTACCACCGATGAAGAGATCGGGCTCGGTGCAGATCATTTTGATGTGAAAGCCTTCGGAGCCGATGTGGCGTTTACGCTTGACGGCGGCCCACTTGGCGAGCTGCAATATGAGAACTTCAACGCGGATGCCGCAATCGTGACATTTTTTGGCCGCAGCGTTCACCCTGGCACGGCAAAAGGCAAGATGATCAACGCCTTAGAACGTGCCTGTGAATTTCAGCACCGCCTGCCGCCGCATTTAACCCCAGCCACGAGTGAAGGACGTGAAGGCTTTATTATGCTGCACGGCATTGAGG comes from Mannheimia granulomatis and encodes:
- a CDS encoding BrnT family toxin, with the translated sequence MEQINGFEWDSEKALRNQQKHGVSFLEAVSVFYDDNALLIADPDHSMGEERFLLLGRSDKENLLVVVHCERNTNIRIISARLATKRESGQYRGVH
- a CDS encoding aromatic amino acid transport family protein is translated as MKNKILGSALMIAGTTIGAGMLAMPLTSAGMGFTATALLLIALWALLAYTGLLFMEVYQTAPKKDVGVASLAEQYFGLIGRVLATFSLLVLLYALLSAYITGGGSLLAGIMPEMADADLKLKISILIFTVVLGMFVVIGVKSVDGLTRLLFIGKIIAFIAVLIMMLPKAKLENLTAIPLDNLLVISAVPIFFTAFGFHVIMATINTYLDADIGKIRKAIYIGTAIPLVAYLLWQLATHGVLSQNEFTTILKQDPTLNGLVTATSQITGSTILGEVVRLFSVLALITSFLGVALGIFEGVGDLLKRLNLPSNRLWLTLATFLPPILFALFYPDGFIMALGYAGLLFAFYGMILPIGLAWKARSQYPNLPYRVIGGNAALVIALVAGIIIMVIPFLIQLGYLPQAVG
- the pepT gene encoding peptidase T — encoded protein: MKQALLDRLLRYTQIHTTSDPKSQSVPSSPQQWDLLYLLRDEVTQMGLSEIYLDPNGYLFATLPANTDKAIPVLGLIAHVDTSPDFNGENVKPQVIKRYEGGDILLNGSGDRLSPRDFPNLNKLIGDTLVTTDGTSLLGADDKSGIAIILSAIEYLQANPQIPHGKIRVGFTTDEEIGLGADHFDVKAFGADVAFTLDGGPLGELQYENFNADAAIVTFFGRSVHPGTAKGKMINALERACEFQHRLPPHLTPATSEGREGFIMLHGIEGGIDKAEIHYILRSFSREELTTLGGYLTQTMCEMQQIYGENCGKVEIVEQYRNMQEVLADYGYLVEIAKKVMREQGIEPNLEPIRGGTDGSRLSFMGLPCPNLFTGGENFHGRFEFISVDTMEKAANVVVGIAKGFTEHQF
- a CDS encoding BrnA antitoxin family protein yields the protein MREEYDFSNGVKNPYAKGLKSKSVVTIRIEDEVISYFKQLAEEVNLPYQTLINLYLKDCVEQKRKPTISW
- the mfd gene encoding transcription-repair coupling factor, which gives rise to MSLLTMNLPETGTQFQDHQTLGNLVGHSDTLAISQAAQQFHGLTVVVTPDTRTALRLEKSLPQFAHLPVQLFPDWETLPYDNFSPHQDIISARLSALFELQQGRKQIFLLPINTLMQKVCPPSYLANNVLLIKKGDRFSIQNLRLQLENAGYRAVDQVLEYGEYAVRGAILDLYPMGADEPFRLDFFDDEIDTIRTFDVDSQRTKAEIAEINLLPAHEFPTDSVGIEHFRAKFRETFGEIRREPEHIYQQVSKGILNAGIEYWQPLFFNEMASLFDYLNPNTLFITYADIQQKAEQFQQDTQNRFDSRRVDPMRPLLPPSELWFAIDEVNRWLKGYPRLTLTAEKIRKSAAKMNANVENLPDLAIQSGAKEPFTAFQQFRQKFKGDILFSVESEGRRETLLDLLAPLGIKPKQVKSIDEARDLQISLIITPLDHGFIVGANYIRPDEWEQGECNSPLQRDLAIICETDLLGEKLQQKRSEKNRKTVNPDTLIRNLAELKIGQAVVHLENGVGRYGGLTVLDAGGMKAEYLVLHYANDAKLYVPVASLHLISRYIGGADETAPLHKLGSEAWAKTRQRAAEKIRDVAAELLDVYAKRESQTGFAFAYDKAEFDRFSATFPYEETDDQKMAINAVISDMCQAKAMDRLVCGDVGFGKTEVAIRATFLAVMNHKQVAILAPTTLLAQQHFENFKDRFANYPVNVEVLSRFKTAKEQKAILEKVASGQVDILVGTHKLLQDDVAFRDLGLLVIDEEHRFGVRQKEKIKQLRANVDILTLTATPIPRTLNMALNGMRDLSIIASPPARRLSIKTFVRQSDELVIREAILREILRGGQVYYLHNDVATIENCAEKLSQLVPEARVVIGHGQMRERELERVMSDFYHQRFNLLVCSTIIETGIDVPTANTIIIERADKFGLAQLHQLRGRVGRSHHQAYAYMLTPHPKTLTKDAEQRLEAMSTIDNLGAGFALATHDLEIRGAGELLGSEQSGQIESIGFSLYMDLLENAVKALQEGREPTLDEITQNQVEIELRVPALLPDDYLPDVNMRLSFYKRIASSESLDQLKDLKIELIDRFGLLPEATKNLFAITQLRLAAQPLGLKKIDAGINGGYLEFKPTAQPEPMKFIQLIQKQPAVYSFEGAVKFKFRLPLEENSKRLEFLENLLKAISAE